DNA from Acidobacteriota bacterium:
TGGAAACGCTGACCGTCGTCGATACGACGCCCACTGGTGACAGCCTGCTGGATCCCTCGCTTGAGGATCTTGCCTGCGAGGAGAAGGTCCATCCACCGCAGTACTGGGTGGAGCGGCTTGCCCGGCGGGGCGACCAGATCAGCGACGACGCGATCGAGAGGCTGGTCCGGAAAGGCATCTTCGAATCCGACGACGGCGGTTTCTGGACCCTGTCGAAGAAAGTGACCCGCACTGGCCGCTATCCGCTCGTCGACGGCTGGGCGGGCGAGGAGATCAAGGGACGCATCTTCCGCACCCTGCTGGACAAGGAGTTCCCGGACCCCAGAGACATCGTGATCATCGGCCTCGTGCACTACTGCGACGGCTTCAAGGCCATGATGGAGCCGGAGGAGTACGAGGCCGCCGAAGAACTCATCGAGCTCTACAGCAAGATGGATCTGATCGGCAGGGCGATCGGCCCTGCCGTGCGCAGCTCCTATCGCCCGCCGGCCAGCATGCGGGCGTCGCGGCGGCGGCGGGCCATGCCGACCGTGGGGCTCCGCGACGCGCTCACCTCGAAGTCGTTCCGTGCCTGGAACCTGCCCAGGTTCTTCGCGGAGACGGCCCAGGAGTTGGGCCCGGTCTTCGAGATGAGGTTCCCGGGCAGGCGACTGGTCGTGCTTGCCGGTGTGGAGATCAACAGGTGGATGGCCAAGAAGGGCCGCCTTCATCTCCGGACGCGCGACTATCTCGAGGACTTCCAGCAGGAGTGGGGAACGGCGCGCTCGATCGCCAGCATGGACGGGGCGGACCACTTCCGCATGCGCAGGGTGGTGCGGGCGGGCAATTCCCGAAGTGTCGTCGAGGACCGGCTCGACGAGCTGCTTGCGCTTTGCCGGGGCTCGTTCAGGAGTTGGGGAGTGGGCAAGGTGCTCCCCGGCGAGATGACCTGCCAGCGTCTGGCCGGCGCGCAGATCGCGCGGCTCAGCGTGAGCTTCGATCCCCCGCTCGACCTTCTCGACGATCTACTGCACTTCGAGTATCGGGCGCTGCTGGTTCACGGGCACGGCCTGCTACCAAGGTTCACGCTACGCACGCCGTACATGAAGCGTTGCAAGCGGCGGGTGCTGGAACTGTACGCCATGATCCACGCTACCCACACCGAGGCGCAGCGGGCCGGCAAGCGACGAGACCTCGTCGACGACCTGATGGAGCTGCACCACGCGGACCCGCAGTTCCTGCCGGAGACCGACCTGGGGTTCGCATTCATCGCTCCGATCATCGCCGGTCACTACACGGGAAGCGCGGTTGCTTTCTCCATCTACGAACTGCTGCGCCATCCCGAGTACCGGGAGCAAATCGTCGCCGAAGCCGACGCGATGTTCGCGGGCGGAGACCCGACCGCGGCGGACGTGACTCCGGAAGCGACCGATGCGGCGCGCCGCTTTGTCATGGAGGTACTGCGGCTCCACGAGGTCGTTCCGGTCCATATGCGAACGGCCATGAATTCCTTCGAGATCGTGGGCATCGAAGTGCCGGCCTACAGCACGGTGTTGGTGTCATTCTCCGCGCCGCACCACATGAAGAACCACTACGCCGAGCCCGAGAAGTTCGACATCGATCGGTATCTGGAGCCGCGCAGCGAACATCGCCAGGCCGGGGTCTACGCACCGTTCGGCGTGGGGACGCATACTTGTGGTGGAGCGAGTTGGACGCGGCTGCAGATGGTGATGAACGTCTTGATGCTCGTCCACTACCTGGACCTGGAGATGGTCCCCCGGGACTACCGGTTGAAGCGGAACCCGCTACCCAAGAACAGCGTCAACCGGAAGTTCAGGTTCCGGGTCACCGGACATCGGCATCCGCTCGAACGAGGCCAGTAGTTCGCGCAGGATCCGCGACGAGTGATGAAGGCAGGGACACGTCCGCGCAAGGTCGCCATCATTGGCGGAGGCGTTTCGGGCCTCGGGGCCGCCTGGGCGTTTCATCACAGCTCGGACCGTTTCGATTTTCGGCTGTTCGAAGCCCAGGCCCAGCTCGGCGGCAATGCGGTCACCGCCGACATGCCGCAGGATGACGGTAGCTCGATCCCCTTCGACATCTCCGTCACGGCCTGCATTCCCTCGGTGTACCACCACATTCTGCTGTTGCTGAAGGACTTCGGCATCGAACTGCTCGACACGAGATTCAGCTACAGCGTGAAGTACCGGGGCCAGGTCTACGCTCACGACTTCGATTCCGACATCCGGGAGGAACTCCAGCCCGAGATCGAGAAGTTCCAACGGCTCCTGAAGCGTCTTCACTGGTTCGGTCGGTTGACCCACGCCCGGTCGAGGTTTCTGAACGCCCTGAACCCGTACAACTACATCAGCATGGGGACGGTGCTGAACTGGGGCGGCTTCTCCGGCGATTTCCGGTACAAGGTCCTGAAGCCGATGTTCGTCAACTTTCTGATGGCGACGAACGTGTTCGACATGCCGGCGTCGCTCTTCTCGAGGTACCTCGAGTTCTTCGACATCGAGCGCGCCACGCCCATGCAGACGTGGGACCAGGGGACACGCCGCATCTATGAGAACCTGTCAGCCGGCTTCCGGGAGAAGATCTACCTCAACCGTCCGGTCCGCAAGGTGTACCGCCGCCCGTCAGGTGTCGTGGTGAAGGACGAGGAGGGCGTTGAGGAGACGTTCGACGAGGTCATCTTTGCGTGCAATGCGAACCAGACCCTGATGATCCTGGACAGGCCGAGCTTCCTTGAGCGCTACATCCTCTCGTCGATCCGCTACGAGAGCGAACTCCACAACCACACGATCGTGCACTCGGATGCCTCGGTGCTGCCGGAGAGCGACGTGAAGGCCCTGGAAGCGCGTAGCAACCACATCGAACAGTACGGCTCA
Protein-coding regions in this window:
- a CDS encoding cytochrome P450, with the translated sequence MRFAEQLLLLLHSQDTGYFVPIPEWRMSCALAGAVLMDLAMENRIDSDLETLTVVDTTPTGDSLLDPSLEDLACEEKVHPPQYWVERLARRGDQISDDAIERLVRKGIFESDDGGFWTLSKKVTRTGRYPLVDGWAGEEIKGRIFRTLLDKEFPDPRDIVIIGLVHYCDGFKAMMEPEEYEAAEELIELYSKMDLIGRAIGPAVRSSYRPPASMRASRRRRAMPTVGLRDALTSKSFRAWNLPRFFAETAQELGPVFEMRFPGRRLVVLAGVEINRWMAKKGRLHLRTRDYLEDFQQEWGTARSIASMDGADHFRMRRVVRAGNSRSVVEDRLDELLALCRGSFRSWGVGKVLPGEMTCQRLAGAQIARLSVSFDPPLDLLDDLLHFEYRALLVHGHGLLPRFTLRTPYMKRCKRRVLELYAMIHATHTEAQRAGKRRDLVDDLMELHHADPQFLPETDLGFAFIAPIIAGHYTGSAVAFSIYELLRHPEYREQIVAEADAMFAGGDPTAADVTPEATDAARRFVMEVLRLHEVVPVHMRTAMNSFEIVGIEVPAYSTVLVSFSAPHHMKNHYAEPEKFDIDRYLEPRSEHRQAGVYAPFGVGTHTCGGASWTRLQMVMNVLMLVHYLDLEMVPRDYRLKRNPLPKNSVNRKFRFRVTGHRHPLERGQ
- a CDS encoding FAD-dependent oxidoreductase encodes the protein MKAGTRPRKVAIIGGGVSGLGAAWAFHHSSDRFDFRLFEAQAQLGGNAVTADMPQDDGSSIPFDISVTACIPSVYHHILLLLKDFGIELLDTRFSYSVKYRGQVYAHDFDSDIREELQPEIEKFQRLLKRLHWFGRLTHARSRFLNALNPYNYISMGTVLNWGGFSGDFRYKVLKPMFVNFLMATNVFDMPASLFSRYLEFFDIERATPMQTWDQGTRRIYENLSAGFREKIYLNRPVRKVYRRPSGVVVKDEEGVEETFDEVIFACNANQTLMILDRPSFLERYILSSIRYESELHNHTIVHSDASVLPESDVKALEARSNHIEQYGSRPDNYEITYIMHNQQPWAHRSDKPCLVTYNPISQIDEEKVVKRWWFQHVVHDVRHVALLVPLFRFIQGRKGAWHCGAHTLINSQETCFVTGLAAARQIGADYPFDDREARRSFNHYGGVMYGWRLRKAKG